The following are from one region of the Nicotiana tomentosiformis chromosome 7, ASM39032v3, whole genome shotgun sequence genome:
- the LOC138895639 gene encoding uncharacterized protein: MGSLAYLPVVERPLAMDVQALANQFVRLDISEPGRVLACVIAQSSLLERIKALQFDDPHLLVLKDTVQWGGAKEVVIGDDGVMWLQGRIYVPNIDELIESILEEAHSLRYSIHPGVINMYHDMKQHYWKISEWKYEHQKLGGYRSGSASVSLWILW, translated from the coding sequence ATGGGCAGcttggcatatttaccggtagtagagaggccactagccatggatgttcaggctttggccaatcagtttgtgagattggatatttcggagcccggtCGTGTTCTTGCTTGTGTCATAGCACAGTCATCGTTGTTAGAGCGTATCAAGGCtctccagtttgatgatcctcacttgttggtgttgaaggataCAGTGCAatggggtggtgctaaggaggttgtgattggtgatgatggtgttatgtggCTTCAGGGCCGGATCTATGTTCCAAATATTGATGAGTTGATAGAGTCAATCCTtgaagaggctcacagtttgcgctattctattcacccaggtgtcatAAATATGTACCATGAcatgaaacaacactattggaaGATATCAGAGtggaagtatgaacatcagaaactaggtggataccggagtggaagtgcgagcgtatcactatggattttatggtAG